A genome region from Cydia pomonella isolate Wapato2018A chromosome 21, ilCydPomo1, whole genome shotgun sequence includes the following:
- the LOC133529852 gene encoding uncharacterized protein LOC133529852 — translation MSESLCLKLNVAKTEYMACGGTDPDPIKVGDEFVVKTNKFKYLGSVLHESGEIDHDVQVRISAAWAKWREVTGVICDPRIPVKLKGLVYKSIIRPVLLYGSETWPVLGRHVQQLHVTEMKMLRWMCGVTRLDRIRNEHIRGSLGIRDVADKLQESRLRWYGHISRRPVDYVGNRCLNLTVQGPRSRGRGRPKKRWLEVVRADMVESNLTSEDAEDRAKWRRLSRRADPGARPGKR, via the coding sequence ATGAGTGAAAGTTTATGTCTGAAACTAAATGTTGCGAAGACAGAGTACATGGCATGTGGCGGCACGGACCCCGACCCCATAAAGGTAGGAGACGAATTTGTCGTGAAAACGAATAAATTCAAATACCTTGGTTCCGTGCTGCACGAATCTGGTGAAATCGATCACGACGTCCAAGTCCGAATAAGTGCTGCTTGGGCAAAATGGCGAGAAGTAACCGGTGTCATCTGCGACCCTAGGATACCGGTGAAGCTAAAGGGCCTTGTGTACAAGAGCATCATCCGACCAGTCCTACTATATGGTAGCGAGACCTGGCCTGTCCTCGGAAGACATGTCCAGCAGCTTCACGTCACCGAAATGAAGATGTTGCGATGGATGTGTGGCGTTACGCGATTAGATCGCATACGTAACGAACACATTCGTGGCAGCCTTGGAattcgtgacgtagcggataagctgcaggaaagtcgcctccgatggtatggccatataagccgcagaccagtagactacgtcggaaatagatgcctcaatctcactgtccaaggccctagatcacgcggccgcggtagacctaagaagcgctggctggaggtcgtgagagcggacatggtggagagcaatctcacatctgaggatgccgaagatcgggcaaagtggagaagattaagtaggagagcggaccctggcgctaggccgggaaaacgctag